From the genome of Geminocystis herdmanii PCC 6308, one region includes:
- a CDS encoding leucine-rich repeat domain-containing protein — protein MSFFKSSLIIGILGTTLIQSNAIAQNTLTINSFSDWCSQEESLPLATQKTINAIVKALRVENCSQVAEIAPKIFSINMSSQGISDLRPLSSLVNTSELILYDNEITDITPLRSMTNLNKLILGHNQISDLTPLENLTNLEKLYISDNKIEEIKPLENLTKLKTLYLNQNNISDLKPLENLTNLEELYAKENKISDLTPLSKLTNLKELYLDNNKISNLSPLSALKNLEELSVNSNNITDSDIQPLWNLELKQLYIHNNPVSRQFCPNNTDALCFIGNR, from the coding sequence ATGTCTTTTTTTAAATCTAGTTTGATCATAGGAATATTAGGAACAACTTTAATTCAGAGTAATGCGATCGCACAAAATACTCTCACTATTAATAGTTTCAGTGATTGGTGTAGTCAAGAAGAATCTTTGCCTTTAGCCACTCAAAAGACAATTAACGCCATTGTTAAAGCCTTGAGAGTCGAAAATTGTTCACAAGTCGCCGAAATTGCACCGAAAATATTTAGTATTAATATGAGTAGTCAAGGGATTTCTGATTTACGCCCTTTAAGTAGTTTGGTTAATACTTCGGAGTTGATTTTATACGATAACGAAATTACAGATATTACCCCGTTACGATCGATGACAAATCTAAATAAATTAATTTTAGGACATAATCAAATATCAGATTTAACACCCCTTGAAAATTTAACTAATTTAGAAAAACTTTACATTAGTGATAATAAAATTGAGGAGATAAAACCGTTAGAAAATTTAACTAAACTCAAAACTCTTTATCTTAACCAAAATAATATTAGTGATTTAAAACCCTTAGAGAATTTAACTAATTTAGAGGAGTTATATGCTAAGGAAAATAAGATTTCTGATTTAACTCCTTTAAGTAAATTAACTAATTTAAAAGAGTTATATTTAGATAATAATAAAATTTCTAATTTAAGCCCTTTAAGTGCTTTAAAAAACTTAGAAGAATTATCAGTTAATAGTAATAATATCACTGATTCAGATATTCAACCTCTGTGGAATTTAGAATTAAAACAATTATATATTCACAATAACCCTGTGTCTCGTCAATTTTGCCCCAATAATACTGATGCTTTATGCTTTATTGGTAATAGATAA
- a CDS encoding phycobilisome rod-core linker polypeptide produces MSIKASGGSSLAKPQLYQTVAVSTIIQAEQQDRFLDNNELGELDNYFKSGAKRLEIAEILTANSDLIVSRAANRIFTGGSPMSFLEKPAVDEPALAVVGGGGGLPLDIRAAQKSIQTFVDAGKGTSEGGGFLGGLLSVFTNPGVGQIPSGFRPINISRYGPSNMTKSLRDMSWFLRYVSYAIVAGDPNILVVNTRGLREVLENACSIDATVVALLEMRASSIGYFKNDAEAKEILTQYFEILINELKAPTPATKVRQRPSSDVQGLELPQSYFNASERRPKFVMKPGLSASEKISVVKAAYRQVFERDITRAYSQSISYLESQVKNGDISMKEFIRRLAKSPLYRKQFFEPFINSRALELAFRHILGRGPSSREEVQKYFSIVSSGGLNALVDALVDSQEYADYFGEETVPYLRGLGVEAQECRNWGMQQDLFNYSAPFRKVPQFVTTFAKYDRPLPDQHVYGSGNDPLEIQFGAIFPKETRNPSSAPAPFGKDTKRILIHRGPGINNQNSNPRAVGQYPGTLGAKVVRLNNELPGASNGLGVKFGESSTQAVIRAAYRQVFGRDLYEGQRLTVAEIKLENGDICLREFIRILAKSETFLKTYWTPFYVCKAIEFIHRRLLGRPTYGRSEMNKYFDLASKKGFYALVDALIDSDEYNKAFGEDTVPYERYLTPAGLQMRNSRVGTLREDIGQRVDVETTPRFIELGQVSNFRTDIEARVNQGVTVQREQTKVFKLTNNYDKVQVKNVIRAAYRQVFERDIEPYVINANFTKLESKLSNNEINVKEFIEGLGTSELYLKEFYAPFPNTKVIELGTKHFLGRAPVNQKEIQHYNRILASEGIRAFISALVGSMEYAQVFGEDTVPYRRFPTLPAANFPNTERLYNKLTKQDNELVVPSFVPAVSTSASIN; encoded by the coding sequence ATGAGTATAAAAGCAAGTGGCGGTAGTTCTTTAGCGAAACCGCAATTATACCAAACCGTTGCTGTTTCAACTATTATTCAAGCTGAACAGCAAGATCGTTTTCTCGATAACAATGAATTGGGCGAATTAGACAATTATTTTAAATCTGGGGCAAAAAGATTAGAAATTGCTGAAATTTTGACAGCAAACTCCGATTTAATCGTCTCTCGTGCGGCTAATCGCATCTTTACGGGAGGCTCTCCCATGTCTTTCTTGGAAAAACCTGCGGTGGACGAACCTGCTTTAGCTGTCGTTGGTGGTGGCGGTGGTTTACCTCTGGATATTCGGGCTGCCCAAAAATCTATTCAGACTTTTGTGGATGCTGGAAAAGGTACAAGTGAAGGCGGTGGCTTCTTAGGCGGTTTATTGTCTGTTTTCACTAATCCAGGTGTCGGACAAATTCCTTCGGGATTCCGCCCCATCAATATCTCTCGGTATGGTCCTAGTAATATGACCAAATCTCTACGGGATATGTCTTGGTTCTTACGCTATGTTAGCTATGCCATCGTAGCGGGTGATCCCAACATCCTCGTAGTTAATACCAGAGGTTTAAGAGAAGTCTTAGAAAATGCCTGTTCGATCGATGCTACCGTAGTGGCATTGTTAGAAATGAGAGCATCTTCCATCGGCTATTTCAAAAATGATGCTGAAGCCAAAGAAATTTTAACTCAGTATTTTGAAATCCTCATCAACGAGTTAAAAGCTCCTACCCCAGCCACTAAAGTTCGTCAACGTCCTTCTAGTGACGTACAAGGCTTAGAATTACCTCAAAGCTACTTTAATGCTTCTGAGCGTCGTCCTAAATTCGTGATGAAACCGGGGTTATCTGCTTCTGAGAAAATTTCTGTAGTCAAAGCCGCTTATCGTCAAGTTTTCGAGCGTGACATCACCCGTGCTTACTCTCAATCGATTTCTTACCTTGAGTCTCAAGTGAAAAATGGCGATATTTCCATGAAGGAATTTATCCGCCGTTTAGCTAAGTCTCCTTTATATCGCAAACAATTCTTTGAGCCTTTCATCAACTCCCGTGCTTTAGAATTGGCTTTCCGTCATATTTTAGGACGTGGACCATCTTCCCGTGAAGAAGTACAAAAATACTTTTCGATCGTGTCTAGTGGTGGTTTAAATGCCTTAGTTGATGCCTTAGTGGATTCTCAGGAATACGCCGACTACTTCGGAGAAGAAACCGTACCCTATCTTCGTGGCTTGGGAGTGGAAGCTCAAGAGTGTCGTAACTGGGGGATGCAACAGGATTTATTCAACTATTCTGCACCCTTCCGTAAAGTACCTCAATTTGTTACCACCTTTGCGAAGTACGATCGACCCTTACCCGATCAACACGTTTACGGTTCAGGAAATGATCCCCTTGAAATTCAATTTGGAGCGATTTTCCCCAAAGAAACCCGTAATCCTAGCAGTGCACCTGCACCTTTTGGCAAGGATACCAAACGTATCTTAATCCATCGTGGACCCGGTATCAACAACCAAAACAGCAATCCTCGTGCAGTGGGACAATATCCCGGTACTTTAGGAGCAAAAGTAGTTCGTTTAAATAACGAGTTACCCGGTGCTAGTAACGGTTTAGGAGTCAAATTCGGTGAAAGTTCTACTCAAGCCGTAATTCGTGCCGCCTATCGTCAAGTATTCGGTCGTGATCTCTATGAAGGACAAAGATTAACCGTTGCGGAAATCAAACTCGAAAATGGAGACATCTGTTTAAGAGAATTTATCCGTATCTTAGCGAAATCGGAAACCTTCTTAAAAACCTACTGGACTCCTTTCTACGTTTGTAAAGCGATCGAGTTCATCCACCGCCGTTTATTAGGTCGCCCTACCTACGGCCGTAGCGAAATGAACAAATACTTCGATTTAGCCTCGAAAAAAGGCTTCTATGCCCTTGTGGACGCTTTAATCGACAGTGACGAGTATAACAAAGCCTTCGGTGAAGATACCGTTCCCTACGAGCGTTATTTAACCCCTGCTGGTTTACAAATGCGTAACTCCAGAGTTGGCACATTAAGAGAAGATATTGGACAAAGAGTTGATGTTGAAACCACACCTCGATTCATCGAATTAGGACAAGTTTCTAACTTCCGTACTGATATTGAAGCTCGTGTTAATCAGGGTGTTACAGTTCAAAGAGAACAAACCAAAGTCTTTAAACTCACCAACAACTACGACAAAGTACAGGTTAAAAACGTCATTCGTGCCGCTTATCGTCAAGTATTCGAGCGTGACATCGAACCTTACGTCATTAATGCTAACTTTACCAAACTCGAAAGTAAACTCAGCAACAATGAAATCAACGTCAAAGAGTTTATCGAAGGTTTAGGCACTTCTGAATTGTATTTGAAAGAGTTTTACGCACCTTTCCCTAATACTAAAGTAATTGAATTAGGCACAAAACATTTCTTAGGACGTGCGCCAGTGAATCAAAAAGAGATTCAACACTATAACCGCATCTTAGCTAGTGAAGGTATCCGTGCCTTTATCAGTGCCTTAGTTGGTAGTATGGAATACGCCCAAGTATTCGGTGAAGATACCGTGCCTTATCGCCGTTTCCCCACCTTACCTGCGGCTAATTTCCCCAACACTGAAAGACTCTACAACAAGTTAACCAAACAGGATAACGAGTTAGTAGTACCCAGTTTTGTTCCTGCGGTAAGTACTTCTGCATCTATTAACTAG
- a CDS encoding N-6 DNA methylase has translation MANERKTEIITRAHFSKFLDSICIEEQSSDNPKIDKLLKTASKKGGGKGYPEFIITYKTNSDLVIVIECKADVRKHESKDRDRYADFSVDGALLYASYLSKGFDVLAIAVSGETKQSLKVSHFLHLRDEKKAIPIFGDKFLSVDDYLNGYLKSPEKFRQDYNSLLHFTKQLNEKLHTYKILESQRSLLISSILIALENTAFKRSYASHKKPENLAVSLIQTVSDELENANITGKKLENLNTQFSFIKTDTSLSKKENVLKEIIDEIDENINAFIKTHKYFDVLGQLYIEFLRYANSDKGLGIVLTPPHITELFADLAQVNKNSIVYDNCTGTGGFLISAMKKMIADAKGDETKIKEIKSKQLIGTEYQSHIFALAVSNMYIHQDGKTNIINGSCFDEEVIEEVKSKKPTIGFLNPPYKSNKKTDTDELEFILNNLECLVDGGTCVAIVPMQSALATSGKVLELKKKLLEKHTLQAVLSMPDELFFNSKVGVVSCVMVFTAHKPHPNHKETYFGYYKDDGFMKRKNKGRIDAYGIWQEIKEKWLANFENRKNEAGFSVNKIITADMEWSAEAYMETDYSKLSDDDFIQTQLNYVTFLLGNRLSEQVSKMPFSNNKVNLNTTDWKYFKMTELFDIKGSKTTPILELAEYGKGKYPFVTTQATNNGVEGFYDFYSEQGEVLVADSAVLGYCSYQSLPFSASDHVEKLIPKFEMNKYSAMFLVTILNLEQYRYNYGRKCSQDRMKKISIKLPSKNENPDFEYMEEFIKSLSYSSSL, from the coding sequence ATGGCAAACGAAAGAAAAACTGAAATAATCACAAGAGCCCATTTTTCCAAATTTTTGGATTCCATTTGTATTGAAGAACAAAGTTCAGATAATCCAAAAATCGATAAGTTGTTAAAAACTGCCTCAAAGAAAGGAGGCGGAAAGGGTTATCCAGAATTTATAATCACCTATAAAACCAATTCCGATTTAGTAATTGTTATTGAATGTAAAGCAGATGTAAGAAAACACGAAAGCAAAGATCGTGATAGATATGCGGATTTTTCTGTTGATGGTGCTTTACTTTATGCTTCTTATTTATCCAAAGGATTTGATGTTTTGGCAATTGCAGTTAGCGGAGAAACAAAGCAATCATTAAAAGTCTCTCATTTTTTGCATTTAAGAGACGAGAAAAAAGCAATTCCAATTTTTGGAGATAAATTTTTATCCGTTGATGATTATTTGAATGGATATTTAAAGAGTCCTGAGAAATTTAGACAAGATTATAATTCGCTTTTACACTTCACTAAGCAGCTTAACGAAAAACTACATACTTATAAAATTCTTGAAAGCCAAAGAAGTTTGCTTATAAGCTCGATTTTAATTGCCTTAGAAAATACTGCTTTCAAAAGGTCATATGCTTCGCATAAAAAACCTGAAAACCTTGCAGTCTCTCTTATTCAAACAGTTTCTGATGAATTGGAAAACGCAAATATTACAGGCAAAAAATTAGAAAATCTAAATACTCAATTTAGTTTTATTAAAACAGACACTTCTTTGTCTAAAAAAGAAAATGTTTTGAAGGAAATTATTGATGAAATTGACGAAAACATAAATGCTTTTATCAAAACTCACAAATATTTTGATGTTTTAGGACAGCTTTATATTGAATTTTTGAGATATGCAAACAGCGATAAAGGTTTAGGAATTGTTTTAACCCCTCCACACATTACAGAACTTTTTGCAGATTTGGCACAAGTCAATAAAAACTCCATCGTTTATGATAATTGTACTGGAACAGGCGGATTTTTGATTAGTGCGATGAAAAAAATGATCGCAGATGCAAAAGGTGATGAAACAAAAATCAAAGAAATAAAATCAAAACAGCTTATCGGAACTGAATATCAATCGCACATTTTCGCTTTGGCGGTTTCAAATATGTATATTCACCAAGACGGAAAAACAAATATTATAAATGGCAGTTGTTTTGATGAAGAGGTTATTGAAGAGGTAAAATCTAAAAAGCCAACAATCGGCTTTTTGAATCCACCTTACAAATCAAATAAGAAAACTGATACCGACGAATTAGAATTTATTTTGAACAATTTAGAGTGTTTGGTTGACGGCGGAACTTGTGTTGCCATTGTGCCAATGCAAAGTGCTTTAGCTACAAGTGGTAAGGTTCTGGAACTAAAAAAGAAACTTCTTGAAAAACACACATTACAAGCGGTTTTATCAATGCCAGATGAATTATTTTTTAATTCAAAAGTTGGTGTTGTTTCTTGTGTCATGGTTTTCACAGCACACAAACCACATCCAAATCATAAAGAAACATATTTTGGATACTACAAAGATGACGGTTTTATGAAAAGAAAAAATAAGGGAAGAATTGACGCTTATGGTATATGGCAAGAAATAAAAGAAAAGTGGCTTGCGAATTTTGAAAACAGAAAAAACGAAGCTGGATTTAGTGTTAATAAAATAATTACTGCCGATATGGAATGGTCAGCAGAAGCATACATGGAAACTGATTATTCAAAGTTATCTGATGATGATTTTATTCAAACACAATTAAACTATGTTACTTTTTTATTAGGCAATAGATTATCAGAGCAAGTTTCTAAAATGCCATTTTCTAATAATAAAGTTAACCTAAATACTACGGATTGGAAATATTTTAAAATGACAGAATTGTTTGACATAAAAGGAAGCAAAACAACCCCTATTTTAGAATTAGCAGAATATGGAAAAGGTAAATACCCATTTGTTACGACACAAGCAACCAATAATGGAGTTGAAGGATTTTATGATTTTTATTCAGAACAAGGAGAAGTTTTAGTGGCAGATAGTGCAGTTTTGGGATATTGTTCTTATCAATCTTTACCATTTTCAGCAAGTGATCATGTAGAAAAATTGATACCAAAATTTGAAATGAATAAATATTCAGCAATGTTTTTAGTAACTATTTTGAATTTAGAACAATATAGGTATAACTATGGCAGAAAATGCAGCCAAGATAGAATGAAAAAAATAAGTATAAAATTACCAAGTAAAAATGAAAATCCAGATTTTGAGTATATGGAAGAATTTATTAAGTCATTATCCTATTCTTCAAGTCTATAA
- a CDS encoding DUF6888 family protein: MPTELQTLSCFIACQTLTTMYLPIYLVRFDERIDEIFILAGDNIQILIDRNGDRRFIE; this comes from the coding sequence ATTCCTACAGAATTACAAACTCTCAGTTGTTTTATTGCTTGTCAAACTTTAACCACAATGTATTTGCCTATTTATCTGGTTCGTTTCGATGAAAGAATTGATGAAATTTTCATTTTGGCAGGTGATAACATTCAAATATTAATTGATCGTAATGGAGATAGGAGGTTTATTGAATGA
- a CDS encoding DUF6887 family protein translates to MKTDFQTMTKIELRDYLLKHREDQQAFYAYMDKLANEPILAVHSLSDSKPLGDVITEVRKEKKYEENF, encoded by the coding sequence ATGAAGACTGATTTTCAAACTATGACTAAAATAGAACTAAGAGACTATCTCTTAAAACATCGAGAAGATCAACAAGCATTTTATGCTTATATGGATAAACTAGCTAATGAGCCTATTCTAGCTGTTCATTCTTTATCGGATTCAAAACCTCTTGGTGATGTCATTACAGAAGTAAGAAAAGAAAAAAAATATGAAGAGAATTTTTAA
- a CDS encoding type II toxin-antitoxin system VapC family toxin: MSKYVVDTHALIWFIEGNPKLGIKAKEILEDINSQLILPAIVLAEATWIIAKGKTSIPSVEDLLIAIDNDTRIVIYPLNQDIIVKSLSAEIITEMHDRLIVSTALFLEDLGEKITLLSCDININESHLVSVIW, translated from the coding sequence ATGAGCAAATATGTAGTTGATACTCATGCTTTAATTTGGTTTATAGAGGGAAATCCCAAGCTAGGAATAAAAGCTAAAGAGATTCTTGAGGATATTAACAGTCAATTAATTTTACCGGCAATTGTACTAGCAGAAGCAACTTGGATTATTGCTAAAGGTAAAACTTCTATTCCTTCTGTGGAAGATTTGTTAATTGCCATTGATAATGATACAAGAATTGTTATTTATCCATTAAATCAAGATATTATTGTTAAAAGTTTGTCCGCAGAAATCATAACAGAAATGCACGATCGCTTAATAGTTTCTACGGCTTTATTTTTAGAAGATTTAGGGGAAAAAATAACTTTATTAAGTTGTGATATTAATATCAATGAATCCCACTTAGTATCAGTAATTTGGTAA
- a CDS encoding carbon dioxide-concentrating mechanism protein CcmK, whose product MRHRHISPDSALGLVSTFSFPAIVGTADMMLKSAEVMLVGYEKIGAGHCTAIVRGNIADVRLAVEEGAKMAEQIGQLHTKLVIARPMPNLEAIFPIGSRLVEIAQKQRGYSKLSNRSIGLIETKGFPAMVGAADAMLKSADVQLASYETIGAGLCTAIIRGTVANVAVAIEAGMAEAERIGELNSVMIIPRLLEDLEHTLPVASYWLNEQEKDQPLPVFTTQQRTQQRRKLVALPELEKIPLSFETREKVQQKAELESSLELPSSKEEDLS is encoded by the coding sequence ATGAGACATAGGCATATAAGTCCCGATAGCGCCCTCGGTTTAGTTTCTACTTTCAGCTTTCCCGCCATCGTTGGCACAGCCGATATGATGTTAAAATCCGCAGAAGTCATGTTGGTAGGCTATGAGAAAATAGGTGCTGGTCATTGTACTGCTATCGTAAGAGGAAATATCGCTGATGTGCGTTTAGCGGTGGAAGAAGGAGCAAAAATGGCGGAACAAATTGGACAATTACATACTAAATTAGTAATTGCACGTCCGATGCCTAATTTAGAAGCGATTTTTCCTATCGGTAGTCGTTTAGTGGAAATAGCACAAAAACAACGAGGTTATAGTAAACTGAGTAATCGATCGATCGGCTTAATTGAAACAAAAGGATTTCCTGCTATGGTAGGAGCCGCCGATGCCATGTTAAAATCTGCAGATGTACAACTAGCATCCTATGAGACGATCGGAGCAGGATTATGTACGGCTATTATTAGAGGTACAGTTGCCAATGTAGCCGTAGCCATCGAAGCGGGAATGGCAGAAGCCGAAAGAATTGGGGAATTAAACTCTGTGATGATTATTCCTCGCCTCTTAGAAGATTTAGAACATACCTTACCCGTAGCTAGTTACTGGTTAAATGAACAGGAAAAAGATCAACCTTTACCAGTGTTTACAACCCAACAAAGAACACAACAACGCCGTAAATTAGTCGCATTACCCGAATTAGAAAAAATACCTCTCAGTTTTGAGACAAGAGAAAAAGTACAACAAAAAGCTGAGTTAGAATCATCTTTAGAATTACCCTCTAGCAAAGAAGAAGATTTGTCTTAA
- a CDS encoding serine/threonine-protein kinase, protein MEDTIAQRYKIIKTLGSGGFGDTFLAQDLQMPSGRQVVIKKLKPFHQNNISIELIQGLFEREAKVLEELGQNCSQIPTLYAYFTENEEFYLVQEYIEGKSLAELGAISSAQCESILSSLLNTLKYIHSKNIIHRDIKPENIIIRDFDKLPVLIDFGAVKESMGAVSLSSGSSISSVIVGTRGFIPPEQTTGRTVFSSDLYALSLTMIYSLTGKYPIEIPNNNITGELDWQSYIPNLPSNLRLVLEKASKIDLNQRYPTSQAMYEALHMSQINTVAVIPQKSPINFTKEKEVIEPSPVIPYSVNSSQNNNNLIIAIVTGLFVALGVLGGFFILQNMNQTQEKLAEIEQEKQKNGAKLQGEKTINSDTDLIGTWEGTFINVPNSQLIIENQSGNFFSGTLITKGKEGKIYHLAVEGDINPNTNKIIIREVQVLSKPSSGIWYLGINTGIFSVNENQMSGNGTDSKGNKYLWSFQRIGREIQKVNQKFQTEEKPLTINHNNNDYSELKNFIVTHYQSLNNRQYQKTWNNLTDNFVNSFSYQDYQNWWDSVSEIMLDNVDIISQNKDDARVKVDLKYRMKNGKIVKDNKPYIDLIWSDEDSQWFIDRKSN, encoded by the coding sequence ATGGAAGATACGATCGCACAACGGTATAAAATAATTAAAACTCTTGGTAGCGGTGGCTTTGGGGATACATTTTTAGCCCAAGATTTACAAATGCCTTCGGGAAGACAGGTTGTCATCAAAAAACTTAAACCCTTTCATCAAAATAATATCTCGATCGAGCTAATTCAAGGATTATTCGAGAGAGAAGCCAAGGTATTAGAAGAATTAGGACAAAATTGCTCTCAAATACCCACTTTATACGCTTATTTCACCGAAAATGAAGAATTTTATCTTGTGCAGGAGTATATTGAAGGGAAAAGTTTAGCGGAATTAGGGGCAATTAGTAGCGCCCAGTGTGAATCAATTTTGTCATCTTTACTCAATACTCTTAAATATATCCATAGCAAAAACATCATTCACCGAGATATTAAACCCGAAAATATTATTATTCGTGACTTCGATAAATTGCCCGTCTTAATCGATTTTGGCGCAGTGAAAGAAAGTATGGGGGCGGTAAGTTTAAGTAGCGGTTCAAGCATAAGCTCTGTAATCGTTGGTACGAGGGGATTTATCCCCCCAGAGCAAACCACGGGAAGAACGGTTTTTAGTAGCGATTTGTACGCCCTGAGCTTAACCATGATTTACAGTTTAACAGGAAAGTATCCCATCGAGATTCCTAATAATAACATCACGGGAGAGTTAGACTGGCAAAGCTATATCCCCAATTTACCCTCAAATTTAAGGCTAGTATTAGAAAAAGCCTCAAAAATCGACTTAAATCAAAGGTATCCCACTTCTCAAGCCATGTATGAAGCCTTACACATGAGTCAGATTAATACAGTGGCAGTTATTCCCCAAAAATCCCCCATTAATTTTACTAAAGAGAAAGAAGTTATTGAGCCTTCTCCTGTTATTCCTTATTCTGTTAATTCTTCTCAAAATAATAATAATCTAATCATTGCGATCGTAACTGGATTATTCGTCGCTTTAGGAGTATTAGGAGGTTTTTTTATCCTTCAAAATATGAATCAAACCCAAGAAAAGTTAGCAGAAATTGAGCAAGAAAAACAGAAAAATGGGGCAAAATTACAAGGGGAAAAAACAATAAATTCAGATACAGATTTAATCGGTACTTGGGAAGGAACATTTATTAATGTGCCTAATTCTCAGTTAATAATTGAAAATCAATCAGGAAATTTTTTTAGTGGTACTTTAATAACGAAAGGAAAAGAAGGAAAAATCTATCATTTAGCTGTTGAAGGAGACATTAATCCTAATACAAATAAAATTATAATCAGAGAAGTCCAAGTTTTATCAAAACCTAGCTCTGGAATTTGGTATTTAGGTATTAATACTGGAATATTCTCTGTTAATGAAAATCAAATGTCAGGCAATGGTACAGATTCAAAAGGAAATAAATATTTGTGGAGTTTTCAACGAATCGGACGGGAAATACAAAAAGTAAACCAAAAATTTCAGACGGAAGAAAAACCTCTTACTATAAACCATAATAATAATGATTATTCAGAACTTAAAAATTTTATTGTTACTCATTATCAAAGTTTAAATAATAGACAATATCAAAAAACTTGGAATAATTTAACTGATAATTTTGTTAATAGTTTTTCTTATCAAGATTATCAAAATTGGTGGGATAGTGTTTCAGAAATTATGTTAGATAATGTAGATATTATTTCACAAAATAAAGATGATGCTCGTGTAAAAGTCGATTTAAAATATAGAATGAAAAATGGAAAAATTGTGAAAGATAATAAGCCATATATTGACTTAATATGGAGTGATGAAGATTCTCAGTGGTTTATCGATCGAAAATCAAATTAA
- a CDS encoding helix-turn-helix domain-containing protein, which yields MITEEKIQVTKGSDNVFEDLGFSPIEAMNLKIRTDLIIELRSFILEKGWTQSEAAQFFNETQPRISNLMNVDISRFSVDKLLKMIAKANMKVKLEVF from the coding sequence ATGATTACGGAAGAAAAAATACAAGTAACAAAAGGTAGCGATAATGTTTTTGAAGATTTGGGATTTAGCCCTATAGAGGCTATGAATTTAAAAATAAGAACTGATTTAATAATTGAATTGCGCTCATTTATTTTAGAAAAAGGTTGGACTCAATCAGAGGCGGCACAATTTTTTAATGAAACCCAGCCTAGAATTAGTAATCTTATGAATGTCGATATTTCCCGTTTTAGTGTGGATAAATTATTAAAGATGATTGCTAAAGCAAACATGAAAGTCAAATTAGAAGTTTTCTAG
- a CDS encoding type II toxin-antitoxin system RelE/ParE family toxin translates to MRIWTGDTYRVFYVARFPEAVYILHAFGKKTQKTSKKDIELGKKRYQQMMKLREDL, encoded by the coding sequence ATTAGAATTTGGACTGGAGATACTTATAGAGTTTTTTATGTAGCAAGATTTCCAGAAGCAGTTTATATACTCCATGCCTTTGGGAAAAAAACTCAAAAAACGTCAAAAAAGGATATTGAGTTAGGGAAAAAACGGTATCAACAAATGATGAAATTAAGAGAGGATTTGTAA